DNA sequence from the Thunnus maccoyii chromosome 7, fThuMac1.1, whole genome shotgun sequence genome:
ATGTAAAATGATGGGACATTTCTGTGGccaataaagaaaaactgatGTTTGGGGAAAgattgtcattttgttttagtattgaaaaagtaaacatgtcCTGTTCTTCAagtctgtgttgatgtttttattatttaaccaaGACCATCATCTTTCCCTTATCTtaacaaagtgctttgagtCCCTCAACATAACTATAACTATGttactataaaaatattaatcatgCCTTAGTTGACATGAGTGAATAttggaggaaaaacacattaaatatgttGACAGTGAACTTTTTGTAACTTGATAGCTccataaaatatgtttcttcattatgctgataaaaaacaaaatctgtgcAGCATGAAGTTTCTTtctaaacatattttctgctgcaaattagtctttttagtgtttttatattaGTTTATAGATTTCTGTGGTTGCTATACagatgataaaataaacaaaacataaatgatgataaatatgaaCAAAAGTCAGCACCTGGCAGAcaaacagcagaggaaaaaaatagtAGAGTTATGAACTACCTGACATGACAGGTACCTGCAGAAATGCTGTTTTAAGAGTGAGTGAGGTTACCTGTGCTGGAGAGTGTCCAgatgagagtgagagacaggaTCAGCTTCATCATGATGAGTAAATCTGCAGATTAcaggaaatattttatatagtGAGCCTGTGTTTAAAAAGAGGAAGTTACAGGAAATGATTAAATATCAAAGGAACTGTATTCCTTCACTTTCAAAGCAGCAAAATTAATGAATTTTCTTGCTGTAAACAGCTGCAATACACAGTTCAACAAGCCATCAACTCCTCGTCTTTTTCACCTGCAGTAATGTCAGGATGAATACATATATaaattattatcttttattatatAATTGTTAATTATATCTCtatcatgtttaaaaaaaaagatactgaaaaattggaaaatgaggaatggtgaaataaataacattgtacaaaaacaaacaacaaaacagcaggTTAGATTTTATAATCCAGCGTTattcaacagtaaaatatgtcCAAATTGATTCAGTAATATAATATAGACCGTCCTACTTTAGGCTACTGTAAATTAGCACAGTAAGTTGTataatgttggaaaaaaaaaaaatattatgacgacatatttgaagaaattccagttccataaaaagtttaatattggaTCATAAAATGTGGTGATTTTAGAAGTGGAAGTCTGATACTGATAACAGCTACACCTCAGTACTGAAATGAGACGACATGATACAGATCAGAAGTTAAGTTGAATAGAATCAAATGCAACTACAATATTATTAAATTACTATCATAAATGATTATAATGAAAACATCAAGGCCTCCAAGGCATCAAAATGAACATCAGCCTTGAGCGTCATATcaatagattttattttaataaaactcaCCCAGTCAAAATTCAACACACCCAGTttgtcaacagaaaaaagaaaaggtctCCCAGATTACTGTTACTCTAAACTGAAAACCGTTCAACTTATACCTCCACCAGTGATGTAACAACCTCTTCactggtttttttttcaaagctcaAAGGCATTGCTTCACTTTTCTACAAGATCCTGACAGTACAATAGTAACAACGGTCTGCAAAATGTGTCACTAAAACTTAAGTGACAAGTTTAATTGACTCATTGTGTACGGTTGTGGGTTATAGTTTAAATTTATTTAGATTATGTGTATGTGGAGCAGTGGTGCAAAGTTAATTAATTACagcacattttctctctgttgttcaGATGCACTTCTGCCATCTGAATTCTGGTTtgcaaaacatttaacacaacTGCAGACACTGAGTACATATTTCACCTGAGTGCTCACAATAGTGTGTTTCTCAATTTAACAAAAATCTGTAATCTCACTCTGTGCAGAGGAGCAAAACTTGACTCCATATTCAGTTATAAAGAGACAAGTCAGTCTAGTTTCTGTCTGCTCAAACTAAACTCTATGCATGCtcaagttgctcatttaattttgatatttaatgttaaatcttaaaacataaagtcttcctcaattaatattgagccacGTCACCCAATAAAAACACtctaacactgtgtgtgtgtgtgtcaaacgGGACTTTACATTgacatccctcatttaatccctgcactttACACCTTCACAtctttcatcaaactggactagattgtgcattgcattcaacttccactgttacataatttcattatttatgcacatgtcacatttagtttttactctTGTTACcttcatattttacacatttaatttctttgtACATAGCACattccatatttcctttgtatagtcaatatttcatttcaagttttatatcccatttcagaactattactattccactctgtaaatatattttaaaattattattattattattattattattattattattattattattattattatcattctgtgttgtgtttttttgggagaaaacaccaacacacattctttgtatgcttgcattggctaatTAAACAGCATGACATAGCCTATTCATCTGAATCTGATATAtaatcccaaaaccaagaaccataaagatacaaaaaatctccagggttgtgtaaatagtaaCCTACGCATGAATGAGAACAGGTTGGTCTTttcagccctaaccctaacccaagcacttcaggccttcctccaagTCTGTAGTAATGAAAACGATAGTCAGCGGTATTgtaatctctgaaggtgactcattGTGGTCAGTATTTACactaaaaaatagaaaaaaacaaacaaacaaacaaaaaacttttaaacattttataaactgggccttcaaagtgctctctgaaactaGACCTGGGAtggcttgtgtccatgaaatgagaaaatttaaacatttgttgTAGAGCTAAATCAAATACATTGCATTGTTGGAAAGGTCTCgacctggagagtaacatatgtcagtatgaagatttTACATGATTcctttgaaatactgacctttgaaacttgacctctgtgcatgtttgaaggcttataattcagcaacaaaaaggGGGTACCGACATGTTACCAAATGTTATAGAGCTCTTGACGTCAGCTATCATGTGAGTATAGTCAACAACTGGGGCCGCTGTcaaatatgggtaaaatatggttaaaattttcacccatttaacaattagatatttaaaatctgatcacagaaatgtgtttaccatcccCTTAAACTCCTCAGTGTAGTCTCAATTCAGTATTTGCAACTTCCAATCCTAACaaaaacactaatattttttaaaaactacaattccctaGAGCCGCGCCACGCAGCTTGATACAGTCagcaccacagttgtagttcttTTGGTTTGTAAAGGTTGTAAAATCAGCCAGTCAGCCAATTGCAAAGCTTCAAATACTGGATTTCAATTTCAGTTCAACCCCGAGATGCTCTAAAACCTACATTTTTTTACTGagagaacatcatcaaacagttacataaaataacacaaacaacataacaGCTCTGATAACTACACaacgcaaagacaatgattcagcagcatccatagcaaccaccatagcaacgatagaaagcCTGCAAGAATCTTTGTCATaataaactaaacatcatatacattcaatgaaggaagattatgaaaataaaatgcacatctCTTGCttgaaatgttatcaaaatgcattttaattctgaaactatcttaaaatattgcattttccacagaACAAAAATGAATGGCAGcccttttttctgtgtttaagcagacagaaacttgacagtcacatgacataGATGCAGCCCAGTAGAAAGAATaggtcaaaaaacaaaaaaacccaaggCATCTCTCAATTTTTGAgccgttattgtgaaactaGTACATATTGCACTGTAGACCAAggtagctattacacattttgatgcaAGACTGGGTTGCAAGGACATACAAATACCTGCTGTATCTAAAAACAGGAACACAGAAAGAGTGGAAATGCGGCTATGATGCAAGGATGAATCAGTGTATATCTGACTATGGTGCATACACAACATGGGAAGTTACACTTTTGCATTGATTTTATGAGCCAGGAAGTGTGAAATCAACCAGCTTCAATTACAAGAGCATGTATGAGAGATGTTACGACACCAATCCAAGGGCACAGGTCTGCTTTCAGAAATGAGATGACACgataaagtttaaaaagtatGCTGTAAACTATGATGACATTAGGTCACATTGGTCATATTGCCCATCAATAGGATAGGAGAATAGGAGTCTTCCTACCAACAACCTTAACCAATAAAGCAGGGCAGCCTGTATGTAGCCTGAGAGGCGAGACCCAGTGAAGAAGTCTGCAAAGCACTCACTGATGGGATTTTGTTTCTTGTGAGCACACAGTAAGCATGGAAGCTAATTGATACAGatgagcatattaacattttaatcagtTCAGATCTTCTTTCATCTGGATTTTGCTGTCTGGACTGTGGGACGATGATGTTAttataaaactataaaagtgagatttttaaaaGAGGAAATTACACTTTTGACCTTATCAGTGTTGCCATAGAAACTGATGTCTGTTAACTAACCAGAGTGATCTTACAACACTGCTCCTAAGATCAGACACTGCATCAGTATGAAGTGATCAGTAAATAACTGCTTGTAATAATGAGctatacacatttatttatactatGTTTCTATGGAAACAGCTTGGAGTCAAGTGTACTAGCTGCCAACTGCTGACAACACTGGCAACAAGATGTGCTTTGCTTGTATGTGTTTGCCCGAACATATACAGTGATTTAAGATGTCTGAGTAACCCGATCAGACTGAAATGTGAGGTTCgttttcacttcattattcaaatgttaacatgtttgtttctttgtttattcaTAGAATCACGAGAGATGTGCAGGCAGAGCCAATAAAGCTCCCTTAGAAGAGAATCAAATCTAATCAAgagcaaaatatataaatataaacaacatGCATGTGTTCATCTGTTCAACCCAATTTGGAAGTTTTgtgttaaagaaatattttttccaaGGAAGCCATTCATGGTAAGCATCActgacttttcatgttttgaGATCTCCAATGTCAATATCTGTAAATTTAGCTAGAAACAAATTAAAGGGATAGACCTTGTGTAAAAGTTTAATGTGGGTTTCCTTTATTTTGTTGGAGAATATCTGTGAGGTAAATTAAGTTGCCAGTCAGTGACAGTGTTCTTACAGCTGGTGTCAGCAACTGGTAACAAGGTACAAACGGTGTTACGGTGCCCTCTACTGGTAGAAAGAGTTTACTGTATGATGGCATGAAGtccagacaaaaaaagatttctCACTAAAGATACTGGTGATAAATTATTCTTTGGATAAATTTAATTATTCTAAAGTTTGATAAATCTATGACTATTATGGCTATACACATAATAATCAGTAGTTAAATAAAGAAAGTGAAaagaacaacaaagaaaaaacaaccaaaaaacatttttaaagtaatctgaatgtgatttttgtgtttctttatgtcAAGTTCACTACTTTAGCCACAATTATTGACCCACTGGCATCAAAGCAAAATTCACAGCGCAATATTAGGCCAATATTATTAAAGATGACATTCTCTGCTGTTAACTGTGCTGCAGTCTACAGATTACCAATTCTACAAATGATTGCTATACAGCTACATactaaatatatacatatacagtactgtgcaaaagtggattttgtccccatcacttacattatgaagggatcttctaatggtcagtatgaacaggtggaatgattgcagcaagaaaaacttaTTTCAACTGTTTGGGTTACTATAAGGACCAAACGattatttgttcatattttggCCTGTTAAAAACTAATTGCGTGTACCTGTCATTATCGGAGAGCGCTTtctgaaacacagacaaaatTTTAGCACAATCAACCGTTTCACTTTGGCATAGTTTATCCTTATTCTCCTACCCAAACACACCATATTCATTTTTGAAGgttttttgtgttatttcatattGCACACAATGTGTACATGATTAGAATCATCATCTGCAGAGTTCGACAGGCAAAATTGgttttaatcaaattaaaaaaaaaaaaggggccATCTTGGATTCAGTGTTAATGCTCAAGTAAAGACACAAGGGATGCCAGTTGTCATTTATTGACagtttatttcatttgtcactattttttttctaatttcctGAATAAAGTCTTCAGATAAGTTACATTACAGTTTTGGTTTAGATGTTGTAACTTCAGTGTGGTGTTTACTTACTTATGGTGAGTTGTAAGAtaatgatgtacagtatagtTTCAGCTCAAAAGAACAGACAATGAGAAGCTCCAACCTGAAATCCCAAACCTGCAGTCAAAAATGCTGCGTTCAAGAGCAGTCTGCAGTATTATGGAGCCACTATCTGTAATCAGCTGGCCAACTTTACATGCTTTCAAAGGTAAATTGAAGTCAGGACAGCAAAACACTTGATCAGCAGACTGTAACAAGtgtttatgcattttatttgtcttgttttattattgGTTTGAATGTATGAAAATTGAAGTACTGATACTGTTAGCTTGGACTGCTTTTTGTTAGCTTGCCATCATGTCTGACACAGTGGTGTCATATCcatctttctgtttgtgtttgactttccgttgtgtttttactgtgtgtttttgttcttttgggttTTCTGTGTTACATTTATGTGCCTGGTTGTTTGGTTGAGCTCATTTAGGTTATTTGACTTTGGGGGACTTTCTTGCATTTTTGGTTGGATTGTATTGAGTGTTCTGAgatttggttttctctgttttccttgTGTGTTCTTTCACTCCccctgtgttcatgtgctcctcctctcacctgccctgcattacccttgttagccctgccctgaTCTTAGTGTCTTCCCCAGTCTATCAGCTCCCAGACTGCCCTTGTGTTGCtcttgggtccacctgctccactcacttTGTGACAAGTGGGTTgaattttatttgttgaaatcaGACCACAGCTGGCGAATAAGGACAATTGCACACCAcgtaaatgtgtaaataaaagcaagtgccatgcatgtacatgtacacacacaagtCTAGACTTTCACACATGCTACTCTGTAGTCAGAGAGAGGAATGGTTTTACGGAAATTCCAGGCTGGAACCCTTCCTTAAATCAGGTTATCAAGAACTTAACAAAAGCTGGATCAGGGTGGTTACAAAGTGCCGCTGCTAAAGGATGGAGGATGTTAATAGTTGACAGGTTCTTATCTAGTTTCTGTGAAGTGGGGTTGTGTGGGCACCCAAGCCAGGTGTGGCCACTGCCACAAAGGGAGCAGACATGGAGAAAGCAGCATTGGGACATGTTGCATCTGGCATCGTTGAAGTTATTGCATATGGTTTGACCTTCCTGGTGCATGATGCGCCAGCCTTTTTTATACCATTGGTTATGGGGAAGATGACAGAAGGGGCTGGCTTTGGAGGTATGGGTGCTGGTGGGGCTGCTGAAGCTTCTGTACAGATTCTACCAGCAGGAGGTTGGTGAAGGGAAGGCATGCAACATCCATGTAATTGCAATCTACGATTTGTTTACATATATTGGCAGGAACTGGAGAAGGATGGGAGACGAAAGTCTTAGGATGGCACACAGGAGGATTGGCTGTAGACAAGGTGAAGTTAGCGGTTGCGTGGTGGGCCAGAATGGGTTGCAAAGGAAGACCGGAGTTAAAAGCAGAAGGAACTTGCTGCTGCAAGGGCTGTAGAGGAAAGCTGGGTGCTGGCATCCCAGTGCCTGCTGACGTGAGCTGCAGGGAACGGATGGTGTGAGGAGCCCCAGCTAAAGCAAGCTGCTGCAGTTGGAGGAAGGAGGCAGCAGGGGGCACTGGCATCCTGTTGCCAGGTTCCTGTGCCAGTGTTGGCTGTTGTAAGTGCTGGAACTGAGTGGCGGGGGCCACTGTCATTTGCCCTGGATGGTGTAGATGTTTGATAGATCTGTTGCCGTTGGATGGTGGAAACTTAGGACATGGTCATCCTGATTTTGTCCAAAAAGATGGTCTGATGGGGATAATGAGACAAAATCCATACTCGAGATGAGGTGAGTAGAGGGCTGATGTAGCTCGTATGATAAGTAACTTAGCTCCGTTGTTGGAGTGTACTTGAGGTGATGTTGAGTGTTTTCGGTTCTGCTGCAGAATATAagaatgaaagaggaggagagggttaGGTTGGTATTTATAGGAATGCCCGAAGAGGTGCGCttgaggtgtggtcctgctTCTAAAAATTCACTAGATAAACTTCAATCAAACTGAAAAGGTTTGGGTAGCTTTGTTCTAAAATTTTCTATTGTATTGTTGGGGTAAAATGATGTGGAAGAATTGCTAGGTAATGTAACAAAAAACCCCTCCCCATCCATGTCAGAAAAACATCTCAGTATGCAACACACTTGAAAAACCATTTGACTAGTACCATATTCTGACCCTGCTGCTTTCACTTCAGGAGAAAGAAATGTCAAATTTCTTTTCCCCAACGTTTTCCGCCCAGGAGATGTTGTTACCGTCATCCTGGGACTTCCTGGGACATCTAAATAAACACATGCTAAAATTTAGAACAGTCAATACATACaacattttgatttcatttattgTGCGGCCTGTGAACAGAGTCTACCATATGAGGATGTTTCTCCTTATCCTCTTCTGGATTTACATGTCTTTTGGTGTGCATCCCTCTAAACAGATTGTATGTTATGCAGCCTGTTAACAGATTCTCCAGGATTTCTCCAGGATTTCTCCTCATCATTATCTGGATTCCGATCATTTGCGGAAGTGtcaaaaagttttattttgagaTCTTCATAATATTTGTACGTCTTATACCATCTGAAGGAGGTATCAATATGTGAGAAGGCATCTAGTATTCTCTCCCAAATCCCTCCACTGGACATGTTTCCTATTCTTTATATACTTCAGGCACCAACCCATTCCATTGTGCTGTATACAGATCTAATGAATGAATCTAATGAAAtctaatgaatgaaaaatttTGTTTCAGAAATGATCCCAGTCTTTGGCaaaaaaaatggatgtgagGAGTTccatacacaaacacttcatTGGCTTCTCTTCTATAAAGGTATCCCATGAACCGGTTGGTGACACTGACTTGACAAGACATGTCTATATATATGACATCTTCCTGACCATTTGCCATCACCCTAGGACACCCATTTTAGTTTTGTGGGAGAATAAATGACACCTCTCTATTCACAACCCTAGATTAGCTGTGGGAAACAAAGGGCATGAAAAAGCATAATTTATGACACTTCCAAACAAGAAGAACACGATTGACCTCTATTCATTTGATCCTCAACTGTCATATTCCGTGTAAGGTCAATACAGATCTAggaaaaacaatgattaaaaaatgaaataaaactaatgaaaaaaacacaaaattataaTAACTCTGTCGTGGACAGTCTACATCAAACAAAATCACGTTTCACTGCAGGAAAAAGGAGTGCCACCTCTGTCTATTCAGCCATTGCTTATCATAAAACTATATTATCTGCGTGAAAAAGGAGGAtgacaaattatatttttctcattttcctgctacaaaaaacaaacaaattcaaaatgaaaataaaaatgaaataaattgaaataaatacatttgtattttcaaaGACCAAAGTGGCCTTGCCCTAGAAATGACGTAATTCAAGGCCTGCATTCTAAGAATGCATGAAGCGTGCATGCACATGTGACCTACTCAGCAAAGATCCTGTTTCCTGAGAATCTGTGCAGCTGCGCCCTCATTAAGCAACAGCTCTGACTGACAAAGTTAAGAATAGTACATCACACAGCGGCACCTAAACAACTGTTCTCAACAACAATAACCACAACATCACATGTGCTTATATCAAACTCTCGAGTGAATTGGAGTCAGCATTTTTTCggtttttctctccctttctctccttaGCTGGGCAGAATGCACTCTTGACCTCTGCTCTCGCCCAACAATAGCTTTAGCTTTTCTTTGAAAATCTGGAAACTGTGGAGGAGTTGAAGGACTGTATGTTTGATAGGAAGGCAGGGTCACTACGGTTAGTCAGTAAAAACACACGGAGCAGGATTCAGAGTTTTAActttaatcaagaaaatcacCTCTACATGGCCAGAGTCACAGCAGGCATTACAGACAATTCAATAGCTCCGCTCTTTTCAGTAAGTGCTTACTTCAGTTCATTATTTAGGTGGAAAGGTGTTTTATACATGCCATTTGCTTTACTCTGTAAGAACTGCATGTCAGACGGTTGAATACTGCTTGTCATatgaggttgtgatatgtagcacaacaagctagtgaagctctgtacACAGAACTGTGTTCCCACACATGTGCAGTGGTGTCTGCCATACAAGgaactctcctgagactgaaactgtgattgctgttattagtctttggagcagTTTCCAAACAAACTTCTGTGACCATTGTCTTCAGGGCAAAgtaacatgtcacccagtgtagcggtgtggctcattgacatgttttaatagtttttggacaatggaggtctacagcacagaggaataagatttatctggttttggatacacacataatacttgtaagtaggatgaatccattgttggtttggctctgctcatgaaatttgttgatgataagaaaaatatagaaaattaccagccttatcctttaaaactgAAGTAAAGGTTTGATCTTTGTAATGTTCCTTTGTTGGAAAAAGCAGGACTGAGATTTAACATGGATATCACACTAGATTTAAAATTCTGGGCAAGCAGGCCAActaaatataaatcattttgtgtAAAGTTTCTGGACcaagaaaaataattttgttttatcataGTTAAGTTATGGAAATATTTGAGACACTGATTCTTTTATTGCACTAAGGCAGATTTGGATTGTGTCTAACTTCATAGAGTTATTGTGATTAAAAGAGAGATGCAGCTGTCTCGTTAGCATAACACTGATAAATGATATCAAAGCAAGAAATGAtgcagcagagaacagaaatGGACCAAAAACTGAACCAGACTCATAAATTAGGAGTTTTCATCAAGTTGCTCACTACTCAAGTAGTCTTCACTAATTAGATATTCTTTCCATCTGCACTGCAAGTACTTTTGATAGGTATGTttacttttaaataattatctGCTTGTTAACTACCcataaaataacaacattacTATTTTGGGTTACTTCAAATAACTCTAGTGAGGAAGTTATCATTTTGTAAATAGATGTATTTGTTACTGTCCACAAACCAGACAGGattaacattagctaactttttttttttttactgggaTGCTGCAGTTATGGTTAAAATAATTATCAagctaaaacattcaaaatgttagACATTTCACTGTGTAAATGAGTGAGAAGATGATAGATGTATTTGGCTTCTTAACACACACTACACGTGTCCTTTTGCTATTTTATTAGATTATCTTTCTTCTAATAGACAATAAGGGTAATGAGTCCAAACAGCAGAGGGATCACATTCAGTTTGACAGACCAGgctgagttacagaagctgcTTCCACAACATTTTGGTTCACTAAGTAATTTAATAGACAATTCAGACAAGGGCTCAAAGTGAGAAGCAACTTCACAGAGGTTTGCAGAGACACATCCAAAGGTATGAAATTGTCTGTCCTCGTCATCGTCCACTGTGAATGACAAAATCATTGTTAGACcacagtttttaaaagttttttaaatttaagcaGCAGGAAATGGCCACTTTGAAGGCAGCAATAGTGTGTTTTGAGGAACAAAATGATCATGAAGACTCACCAGTCCAACTAAAGCAGTGATCCTGCTCTCCCACACACTGAACTGCCTTGTCACACACAGCAGAAGATGGATCATCACAGGTGAAACACTGCAGGTTGTTTTTCGTCCTATTAACAGAGTCTGAAACAGAACAGGAGACATGAAAGAAACTATGCAAGACACAAAGTGACAACAGAACACGTGCCATTTTCTTATTCCTCTTGACTGTGACCAACATTAGACTGATACTACATGTGAATAtgattttttatctttaaaaagggAAACCTTTCTCTTTACTTACAAGGAATTACTTGACTGTTGCAGCGATCTGtgttacacacataaacagatgcAGCCATACTTGCAAAACCAacattgaatgaaaatgtgtgctTTCCTTCGCTGAAAAGGGAGGATGGCAAACAAAACCTGATGGTGTCCTGAGTGACAGTCCCATTTTCATATCCTTTAAAGTGAAACACAGATTGAACACTGTAATACAGAAATCccatttaaaactgaataagTGA
Encoded proteins:
- the LOC121900609 gene encoding urokinase plasminogen activator surface receptor-like; the protein is MMKLILSLTLIWTLSSTAEALKCWHGEGTDIKQQTLLPCNSTDLCVTVAYQGYENGTVTQDTIRFCLPSSLFSEGKHTFSFNVGFASMAASVYVCNTDRCNSQVIPYSVNRTKNNLQCFTCDDPSSAVCDKAVQCVGEQDHCFSWTVDDDEDRQFHTFGCVSANLCEVASHFEPLSELSIKLLSEPKCCGSSFCNSAWSVKLNVIPLLFGLITLIVY